Proteins found in one Methanobacterium sp. genomic segment:
- a CDS encoding rhodanese-like domain-containing protein, with amino-acid sequence MITDIHSNGDGKVKWVSTDWLEYNLDEEFMILDVQPDIHHYIKELPGAYYFNEWFLRQIVSNVPGSYIPLEAIQAIFKKQGIKRNMSTVVYTGKGVYSNSGDGWGQTMAAYSLLRFGHNDLYLLDGSIDKWKKEGKDLTKIFPTIKESKFEVMLREDYYVTYEEFKAVKDYEDVVVVDARPFKYYAGPSMWIKPGHSRSKEIAGSYAYASR; translated from the coding sequence ATGATTACTGATATTCATTCAAATGGAGATGGAAAGGTAAAATGGGTTTCAACAGACTGGTTAGAATACAATCTGGATGAAGAATTCATGATACTTGATGTGCAGCCAGATATACATCATTATATTAAAGAACTTCCCGGAGCTTACTATTTTAATGAATGGTTTTTAAGGCAGATAGTAAGTAACGTGCCGGGTTCATATATTCCCCTTGAAGCAATTCAGGCAATATTTAAAAAACAGGGAATTAAAAGGAATATGTCAACAGTTGTATATACAGGCAAAGGAGTTTATTCAAATAGCGGAGATGGCTGGGGGCAGACCATGGCTGCCTATTCGCTTTTAAGGTTCGGCCATAATGACCTCTATCTTTTAGACGGAAGCATAGATAAGTGGAAAAAAGAAGGAAAAGATCTAACTAAGATCTTTCCCACCATAAAAGAATCAAAATTCGAAGTAATGCTTCGTGAAGATTATTATGTGACCTATGAAGAGTTCAAAGCTGTTAAAGACTATGAGGATGTCGTGGTGGTTGATGCCCGGCCGTTTAAGTACTATGCAGGGCCAAGTATGTGGATTAAGCCCGGCCATTCCCGGAGCAAAGAGATTGCAGGCAGCTACGCTTATGCATCCAGATAA